The DNA window gattcaaatgggCCCTAATTTATGGCTGCTAACTGACTCAACAACCAGCTGAAAATGTACATCATTAGTTCATCCCACAAAAGGAAATAACGCGTGCGTCGATGATCAGGTAATGAAGCAAATACAGCATAACTATACTGCACCTTGACAAGCAGTGCGTTTATTGTAACACAGATATATATACTCCCAcagtttcaaactttcaatggCACAATCGCGTACACCGCGACTTAGAATTTGCAGGTTCCTTTGACGAGTTTACGATACCGGTAGTTattactacagtaaacatgcaCACCTGCAAATGTGCAATGGAACGCCGGCAAATCGAGCGCACGGTCCGGCGAGTGCCGctcggggcggcgtcggcggcggcggcgtcagccgTAGCAGCGGATGGGGTCGTTGCAGCTCTTCTTGGCGGACTGGCCGCCCTTCTCGAGGTAGCGCTGGTGGTACTCCTCGGCGGGGTAGAACCTCGTCGCCGGGAGGATCTCCGTCACGATCCTCTCCTTCCACTCCTTCTGCTTCTCCGCCAGCGAATCCCGCGCCGTCTTCTCCTGCTCCGCCGTGTAGTAGTAGATGCCCGACCGGTACTGCGTCCCGACGTCGTTGCCCTGCCATACATTGCGCGTGCATAAGTTCGCCGGGGTTAATTAGCAGGGGTAAAAACCAGGACGATATGCTTAGTTATTAGTCTCGTGGAAAACTGATAACAGCACAGGCTGCACAGCTAGCTGATGAACTCGATCGGCTCAATATATCAGTCTTCACTGACTCACTTCTCAGTTACATAATCTGGCATGAagttaagggcccctttgatttgtaggaaaagtgtaggaaatttaaaggatttcaattctatgaaaaaatttcctatgaaaccctttgaaataaaggattgaatcctatactatcctttaaaattcctatggaatgggtgATCCTatagggattttggaggaaagttagcaagaggtccaacctcttggaaaaattcctttgagtctatctctctcatccgattcttgcgtttttcctgtggtccaatcaaacgatcattcctgtgtttttcctgtattttacaatcctctgttttacacctgcattcctgtcagaatcctgcgtttttcctattcctctgtttttccattcctgcgattcaaaggggccctaaatgtTCTTTCCTACTGGTATAGTGGTATTGGGTAGAATTACCACCGGATTGCAGTTTTTGGATAGTAAGGCCAATACTAGCTCCATGTCAAAATTACTTTCCACAATCATATCAAATGTGATTCTCATTTCACAATGCCAGTAGTTTGATCGCATCTATTTCACACAATTGCGCActagtttctttctttctttctttttttgaaaggagCGCGCTAGTTTCTTCACAAAAATAAATCTTAGCGAGTTGAGTTTATCTTTCTCTTCCATCAACCGTAGCTGGGTTCTGGGAGTACCGTACTGCACCAAGAATGGCGTGAAAAATCTCAACGCAACTAATCACGGATGATGGCCACGTAGGTGTGTTTAAAACCGCATATTTTCTGATCTGTTTAACGGTCCAAAATACTCCCAGTGAGAGACCACAACTTCCGCGGCAGAGCAAAGTCAACACTAAACAAAAACCGAGCCAGGTTCACTGAACCTCCTGCGACGCCAGCGAagaagtcgccgccgccatcgccaccgcccgccggcacacgcgtgcggcggcgccgccggcgcaggaGGAATGGCTCCCTAATCCCCCTACTACGAGCGAACGACGCGAACGCACCTGTCTGTTGAGCGTGGTGGGGTTGTGCTTGGCCCAGAAGACGTCGAGGAGGACCTCGTAGGGGCAGGCCTTGGGGTCGTAGTGCACGCGCACCACCTCGGCgtgccccgtgccgccgccgcagacctCGCGGTAGGTCGGCTCGTGGCGGTGGCCCTGCGAGTAGCCCACCTCCGTGCGCGCCACGCCCGGGAGACGCTGGTACGTCAGCTCCACGCTCCAGAAGCACCCCGCCGCGAACTGCGCCAGCTCAAggccctcgccggccgccgcgtcggcgtccAGCCCCAGGGCAGGGTTCGCCGCGCCGGGGTTGGAGTCGGACATGGCGATGGGCAGGGGAgtcgcgggcggcggtggccgatCTGGCGATCTTGGTTAGGGATTGAGGTGGTGGACTTTTCCCAAGCCTAATTCACCGGAGGGGATTTTAAAGTCTACCAAAATGATATGCTAGCTCCAACTGAATGGTTGAAATTCGAGACGTGCATAGCCTACGTCCACATATCAGTTCTTCCTACTGTAAACCACGGACAATCCCTGCCGTTAATTTTACGGATTAGGTATGGGCCAAAATAATACTGCGTGAATCACATTGATCTGAAAGAATTTTAGTTAAGATCTATACAAAACTATTGCAGTCAACTTTACGAATAAAATTTGATCATCCAGCTTGTGAACTTTTGATACTCAGTACACAAGGTCTCACGCGCTGATCGGTTGATTTGAGAGGTAGGAATGAAGCAATCAAAAATAACTTGTGAGTAAAACTTCTAAATTTATATCATTTGTGACTTttacaacaaaattaaaaaaaatagcatattATCCGTGGAgaatatgagtaaatttcacaaaattacgcgttttgtggtccaagttacagaaaaccacacactttgacacttgACGCTTAAGTACATATGttttggtagtgtagtttcataaaaccacactatcaatgaatggattcacccgtgaTATGACGTGGTTGTTCCACTTAGGACAAGaacgtggcatcctattacAAGCCATCGCACAAAATcaataggatgccacgtcctcaTCATAGGtggaacaaccacgtcatctcaccggtgaatccattcattgatagtgtggttttgtgaaattacactaccaaaatatatgtacttgaGTGCCAAGTGTTAAAATGTTTGTGCTTTTCTGCAACTTGTATCatatgtgaaatttactctacaaATATTGATTAACTAGATCTGACCAAAGCTCACACCACGAGCACACAATTGAGAAAATTGAAAACAAAGAAGTTTTTCTTAGCTAACAATAAGAAACACTGCGTTGAGTTGTCAGCTACCCAATCTCTTGAGAAAAATCAGATATTCAAGAATAACAACTCCTCAATGATGTTTGTGCCAACAACATAACTTCTTGAAGGCGATGACACGACGCTCTTTTTACATTTGTGCTAAGCGGTGGAATCTTCCGAATAAAAACATTGTAGTCTATATGTCTCGAATAGCAATTGTGATATTCAAGATGTCATAATCTTCTTGAAGCCGTTGCATTGGAAATTCTTTGATGGTGGTG is part of the Oryza glaberrima chromosome 4, OglaRS2, whole genome shotgun sequence genome and encodes:
- the LOC127772116 gene encoding peptide methionine sulfoxide reductase A2-1, producing the protein MSDSNPGAANPALGLDADAAAGEGLELAQFAAGCFWSVELTYQRLPGVARTEVGYSQGHRHEPTYREVCGGGTGHAEVVRVHYDPKACPYEVLLDVFWAKHNPTTLNRQGNDVGTQYRSGIYYYTAEQEKTARDSLAEKQKEWKERIVTEILPATRFYPAEEYHQRYLEKGGQSAKKSCNDPIRCYG